From Pseudomonas sp. B21-028, one genomic window encodes:
- a CDS encoding Tex family protein, with protein MDSINSRIAEELGVRPQQVEAAVALLDEGSTVPFIARYRKEVTGSLDDTQLRHLEERLRYLRELDERRISILASIQEQGKLTPALERDIKLADTKTRLEDLYLPYKQKRRTKGQIALEAGLGELADGLFNDPTLAPEAEAARFVDAEKGVADVKAALEGAKYILMERFAEDANLLEKLRNFLKHEAILSARVIAGKEEEGAKFRDYFEHDEPLKSMPSHRALAIFRGRNEGILSSALKVGDELPGTMHPCEGMIGQQFGIQNQNRAADKWLAEVVRWTWKVKLYTHLETDLLGELRDNAETEAINVFAHNLHDLLLAAPAGPRATLGLDPGLRTGCKVAVVDSTGKLLDHATVYPHVPHNKWDQTLAVLAALCAKHSVDLIAIGNGTASRETDKLAAELIKKYPAMKMTKVMVSEAGASVYSASELASKEFPDLDVSIRGAVSIARRLQDPLAELVKIDPKSIGVGQYQHDVSQLKLARGLDAVVEDCVNAVGVDVNTASVALLARISGLNATLAQNIVTHRDEHGAFKTRAALKKVPRLGEKTFEQAAGFLRVMNGDNPLDSSAVHPEAYPLVQRIAAQTDRDIRSLIGDASFLKRLDPKKFTDETFGLPTVTDILQELEKPGRDPRPEFKTAEFQEGVEDLKDLQPGMILEGVVTNVTNFGAFVDIGVHQDGLVHISALSEKFIKDPREAVKAGDVVKVKVMEVDIPRKRVGLSMRMSDTPGEKVDGARGPRPGSAPRQSQNTAPRKETATAAPANNAMASLFANAKQLKKR; from the coding sequence ATGGACAGCATCAACAGCCGCATCGCCGAGGAACTCGGCGTACGCCCGCAACAGGTCGAAGCGGCCGTCGCGCTACTCGATGAAGGCTCCACGGTGCCTTTTATCGCCCGTTACCGGAAAGAAGTGACCGGCAGCCTCGATGACACTCAATTGCGTCATCTGGAAGAGCGCCTGCGCTACCTGCGTGAACTCGACGAACGGCGTATCAGCATCCTGGCCAGCATCCAGGAACAGGGCAAGCTAACCCCGGCGCTCGAACGCGACATCAAGTTGGCGGACACCAAGACCCGCCTCGAAGACTTGTACCTGCCCTACAAGCAGAAGCGCCGCACCAAGGGCCAGATCGCCCTGGAAGCCGGGCTTGGCGAATTGGCCGACGGGCTGTTCAACGACCCGACCCTGGCGCCCGAAGCCGAAGCCGCGCGTTTCGTCGATGCCGAAAAGGGCGTGGCGGACGTGAAGGCGGCGCTGGAAGGCGCCAAGTACATCCTCATGGAGCGCTTCGCCGAAGACGCCAACCTGCTGGAAAAGCTGCGCAACTTCCTGAAACACGAAGCCATCCTCAGTGCCCGCGTAATCGCAGGCAAAGAAGAGGAAGGGGCGAAGTTCCGGGATTACTTCGAGCACGACGAACCGCTCAAGAGCATGCCGTCCCACCGCGCCCTGGCGATTTTCCGTGGCCGCAACGAAGGCATCCTCAGCTCCGCGCTGAAAGTCGGCGATGAATTGCCCGGCACCATGCACCCCTGCGAAGGCATGATCGGCCAGCAGTTCGGTATCCAGAACCAGAACCGCGCCGCCGACAAATGGTTGGCAGAGGTGGTGCGCTGGACCTGGAAGGTCAAGCTCTATACCCACTTGGAAACCGACCTGCTGGGCGAACTGCGGGACAACGCCGAGACCGAGGCAATCAACGTCTTCGCCCACAACCTGCACGACCTGCTGCTGGCGGCACCGGCCGGCCCACGCGCCACCCTGGGCCTAGACCCGGGTCTGCGTACCGGCTGCAAGGTGGCGGTGGTGGATTCCACCGGCAAGCTGTTGGATCACGCGACGGTCTATCCCCACGTCCCGCACAACAAATGGGACCAGACCCTCGCGGTGCTCGCGGCCCTGTGCGCCAAGCATTCGGTGGACCTGATCGCCATTGGCAACGGCACCGCCAGCCGTGAAACGGACAAACTGGCCGCCGAGCTGATCAAGAAATACCCGGCCATGAAGATGACCAAGGTCATGGTGTCCGAGGCTGGCGCTTCTGTTTATTCCGCTTCGGAACTGGCGTCCAAGGAGTTCCCGGACCTGGACGTGTCGATCCGTGGCGCGGTGTCGATTGCCCGTCGCCTGCAGGATCCGCTGGCGGAGCTGGTGAAGATCGACCCGAAATCCATTGGTGTCGGCCAGTACCAGCACGATGTGTCCCAGTTGAAACTGGCCCGCGGCCTGGACGCCGTGGTGGAAGACTGCGTAAACGCCGTGGGTGTGGACGTGAACACCGCTTCGGTGGCGCTGTTGGCGCGGATCTCGGGCCTCAACGCTACGCTGGCGCAGAACATCGTGACCCACCGCGATGAGCACGGCGCCTTCAAGACCCGCGCCGCGTTGAAGAAAGTCCCGCGCCTTGGGGAAAAGACCTTCGAACAGGCCGCCGGCTTCTTGCGCGTCATGAACGGCGACAACCCCCTGGATTCGTCGGCCGTCCACCCCGAAGCCTACCCGCTGGTGCAACGCATCGCCGCCCAGACCGATCGCGACATCCGCTCACTGATCGGCGACGCTTCGTTCCTCAAGCGCCTGGATCCGAAGAAATTCACCGACGAAACCTTCGGCCTGCCCACCGTCACCGACATCCTGCAAGAACTGGAGAAACCGGGCCGTGACCCGCGTCCCGAGTTCAAGACCGCCGAGTTCCAGGAAGGCGTCGAAGACCTCAAGGACCTGCAACCCGGCATGATCCTGGAAGGGGTGGTGACCAACGTCACCAATTTCGGGGCGTTCGTCGACATCGGCGTGCATCAGGACGGTCTGGTGCACATTTCGGCGCTGTCGGAGAAGTTCATCAAGGACCCGCGCGAAGCCGTGAAGGCTGGTGACGTGGTGAAAGTGAAGGTCATGGAAGTCGACATTCCGCGCAAACGCGTCGGCCTGTCGATGCGCATGAGCGACACCCCCGGCGAGAAAGTCGACGGTGCCCGTGGCCCTCGTCCAGGCTCGGCGCCGCGCCAGTCGCAGAACACCGCGCCGCGCAAGGAAACCGCCACGGCGGCCCCGGCCAACAACGCCATGGCCTCGCTGTTCGCCAACGCCAAGCAGTTGAAGAAGCGCTGA
- the tauA gene encoding taurine ABC transporter substrate-binding protein — protein sequence MTLSFPLRLLAAASLAAASLFAQAADLTVAYQTTVDPAKVAQADGAYEKATRASIDWRKFDNGADVITAIASGDVQIGYLGSSPLTAAITRKVPVETFLIATQIGAAEALVARDGSGIKTPQDLVGKKIAVPFVSTGHYSLLAALKHWGIDPSKVTVLNLAPPAIIAAWKRGDIDATYVWDPALGVAKENGTVLITSAELAKFGAPTFDAWIVRKDFAQKHPEIVTAFAKVTLDAYAQYRKDPQAWLANTANIDKLVKLSGAKASDIPLLLQGNVYPLAADQIASLGAPTTQAITNTAAFLKEQGKVEAVLPDYAPYVSAQYIAH from the coding sequence ATGACTTTGAGTTTCCCCCTTCGCCTTCTCGCAGCCGCCTCCCTGGCTGCCGCGAGTCTGTTTGCCCAAGCCGCCGACCTGACCGTCGCCTATCAGACCACCGTCGACCCGGCCAAAGTCGCCCAGGCCGACGGTGCCTATGAAAAAGCCACCCGGGCCAGCATCGACTGGCGCAAATTCGATAATGGCGCCGACGTCATCACGGCCATCGCCTCGGGCGACGTGCAGATCGGCTACCTCGGTTCCAGCCCGCTGACCGCCGCCATCACGCGCAAGGTCCCGGTGGAAACCTTTCTCATCGCCACCCAGATCGGCGCCGCCGAAGCCTTGGTAGCCCGCGACGGCTCCGGGATCAAGACTCCGCAGGACCTGGTTGGCAAGAAGATTGCCGTACCGTTCGTTTCCACCGGTCACTACAGCCTGCTCGCCGCGTTGAAGCATTGGGGCATCGACCCGTCGAAGGTCACGGTACTCAACCTTGCGCCACCGGCCATCATCGCCGCCTGGAAACGTGGCGACATCGATGCCACCTATGTCTGGGATCCGGCCCTGGGCGTGGCCAAGGAAAACGGCACGGTGCTGATCACTTCGGCGGAGCTGGCCAAATTCGGCGCGCCAACCTTCGATGCTTGGATCGTGCGCAAGGACTTCGCGCAGAAGCACCCTGAAATCGTCACCGCCTTCGCCAAGGTCACCCTGGATGCCTACGCCCAATACCGCAAGGACCCGCAAGCCTGGCTGGCGAACACAGCCAACATCGACAAGCTGGTGAAGCTCTCCGGTGCCAAGGCCAGCGACATCCCGCTGTTGCTGCAAGGCAACGTGTACCCGCTGGCGGCCGACCAGATCGCGAGCCTCGGCGCACCGACCACCCAGGCCATCACCAACACCGCTGCGTTTCTCAAGGAGCAAGGCAAGGTGGAAGCGGTCCTGCCCGACTACGCCCCCTACGTCAGCGCCCAATACATCGCTCACTGA
- the gshA gene encoding glutamate--cysteine ligase, with protein sequence MSDLLNRRLALLGERANLSLLEQCLHGIERECLRVTDSGRLALTPHPEALGSALTNGQITTDYSESLLEFITPALANPADTLSSLDRIHRFVYSKLGDEYLWSPSMPCPLPAEEEIPIAYYGTSNIGRLKYVYRQGLALRYGKTMQCIAGIHYNFSLPEKLWPLLRQAEAADVSDRDFQSQAYIALIRNFRRYSWLLMYLFGASPALDAGFLRGRPHQLEQLDPDTLYLPYATSLRMSDLGYQSNAQAGLTPCYNDLASYTDSLRKAVATPYAPYVEVGTHRNGEWVQLNTNILQIENEYYSNIRPKRVTYTGERPIQALMARGIQYVEVRCLDINPFLPLGIDVTESRFLDAFLLYCGLNESPLFESSECGNATDNFLTVVKEGRKPGLQLQRQGQSVNMQAWAIELLEQIAPLASLLDQSHGGDAHRQALDAQLAKVRDPSLTPSAQVLAAMAEHQESFAQFSLRQSKAHAGFFRAEPLPAQEQAAFETSARESLAQQTELEQNEVGDFDVFVGSYQASILAISN encoded by the coding sequence TTGAGCGACCTCTTAAACCGCCGCCTGGCCCTGCTCGGCGAGCGCGCCAACCTCTCCCTGCTCGAGCAGTGCCTGCACGGTATCGAACGTGAATGCCTGCGTGTCACGGACAGCGGGCGCCTGGCATTGACCCCGCATCCCGAAGCTCTGGGCTCGGCGCTGACCAACGGGCAGATCACCACCGACTATTCCGAGTCGCTGCTGGAGTTCATCACCCCGGCCCTGGCGAACCCGGCCGATACCCTGAGCAGCCTCGACAGGATCCACCGGTTTGTCTACAGCAAACTCGGTGATGAATACCTGTGGAGTCCGTCGATGCCGTGCCCGCTGCCGGCGGAAGAAGAGATTCCCATCGCGTACTACGGCACCTCGAACATTGGTCGGCTCAAGTACGTCTATCGCCAGGGCCTGGCCCTGCGCTACGGCAAGACCATGCAATGTATCGCCGGGATCCACTACAACTTCTCCCTGCCGGAGAAACTCTGGCCGCTGCTGCGCCAGGCCGAGGCGGCCGACGTCAGCGACCGTGATTTCCAGTCGCAGGCCTATATCGCGCTGATCCGTAATTTCCGTCGCTACAGCTGGTTGCTGATGTACCTGTTCGGTGCCTCGCCGGCCCTGGACGCCGGTTTCCTGCGCGGTCGCCCGCACCAGTTGGAACAACTGGACCCGGACACCCTATACCTGCCCTATGCCACCAGCCTGCGCATGAGCGATCTGGGTTACCAGAGCAACGCCCAGGCCGGCCTGACGCCGTGCTACAACGACCTGGCCAGCTACACCGACAGCCTGCGCAAAGCGGTGGCGACGCCCTATGCACCGTATGTCGAAGTCGGCACGCATCGGAACGGCGAGTGGGTGCAGCTCAACACCAATATCCTGCAGATCGAAAACGAGTACTACTCCAACATCCGCCCCAAACGCGTGACCTACACCGGCGAACGTCCGATCCAGGCGTTGATGGCCCGGGGCATCCAGTACGTCGAAGTACGCTGTCTGGACATCAACCCGTTCCTGCCGTTGGGCATCGACGTCACCGAATCGCGTTTCCTCGATGCGTTCCTGTTGTATTGCGGCCTCAACGAGAGCCCGTTGTTCGAAAGCAGCGAATGCGGCAATGCCACGGACAACTTCCTGACCGTGGTCAAGGAAGGCCGCAAGCCGGGCTTGCAACTGCAACGCCAAGGCCAATCGGTGAACATGCAGGCGTGGGCCATCGAACTGCTGGAACAGATCGCACCGCTGGCTTCGTTGCTCGACCAGAGCCACGGTGGCGATGCTCACCGCCAGGCCCTGGATGCACAGCTGGCGAAGGTCCGGGATCCGTCGCTGACCCCATCAGCGCAGGTCCTGGCGGCCATGGCGGAACATCAGGAAAGCTTCGCCCAGTTCTCCCTGCGCCAGAGCAAGGCCCACGCCGGGTTCTTCCGTGCCGAACCATTGCCGGCCCAGGAACAGGCTGCGTTCGAAACCTCCGCTCGCGAATCCCTAGCCCAGCAAACCGAGCTGGAACAGAACGAAGTGGGCGATTTTGACGTGTTCGTGGGTTCGTACCAGGCGAGCATCCTGGCGATCAGTAACTAG
- the mgrA gene encoding L-glyceraldehyde 3-phosphate reductase: MTYIAAENRYESIPYRRVGRSGLVLPALSLGLWHNFGDSTPIDTQRALLRTAFDLGINHFDLANNYGPPYGSAEINFGRLLREDFKHYRDELIISSKAGWDMWPGPYGQGGGSRKYVLASLDQSLQRLGLDYVDIFYSHRFDPDTPLEETASALATAVQQGKALYVGISSYSGVKTREMAALLKEWKIPLLIHQPAYNLLNRWVEKDLLDATDELGTGVIAFTPLAQGLLTDKYLKGIPSDARVNRPGGGSLQASHLSEENIAHVRALNEIARRRGQSLAQMALAWTLRDPRVTSALIGASRPEQIVENVGALKNLSFSAEELAEIDRFAQEGGINLWEKPSSAE, encoded by the coding sequence ATGACCTACATCGCTGCTGAAAACCGCTACGAGTCCATTCCCTATCGCCGCGTTGGTCGCAGCGGTCTGGTGCTGCCGGCATTGTCGCTGGGGTTGTGGCACAACTTCGGCGACAGTACGCCGATCGATACCCAGCGTGCCTTGCTGCGCACGGCATTTGATTTGGGCATCAACCACTTCGACCTGGCGAACAACTACGGCCCGCCCTACGGCAGCGCCGAGATCAATTTCGGTCGGTTGTTGCGTGAGGACTTCAAGCACTACCGCGACGAGTTGATCATCTCCAGCAAGGCCGGTTGGGACATGTGGCCCGGCCCGTATGGCCAGGGTGGCGGGTCGCGCAAGTACGTGTTGGCCAGCCTCGACCAGAGCCTGCAACGGCTGGGGCTCGACTATGTGGATATCTTTTATTCCCACCGCTTCGATCCCGATACTCCGCTGGAAGAAACCGCCAGTGCTCTGGCGACGGCGGTGCAACAGGGCAAGGCCTTGTACGTCGGTATTTCTTCCTATTCCGGGGTGAAGACCCGGGAAATGGCGGCGCTGCTCAAGGAGTGGAAAATTCCTCTGCTGATCCACCAACCGGCCTACAACCTGCTCAACCGCTGGGTGGAAAAAGACCTGCTGGACGCCACCGACGAATTGGGTACCGGTGTGATCGCCTTTACCCCGCTGGCCCAGGGCCTGCTCACGGACAAGTACCTCAAGGGCATCCCGTCCGATGCACGGGTCAATCGTCCGGGTGGCGGTTCGCTGCAGGCTTCGCACTTGTCGGAGGAGAACATCGCCCATGTGCGCGCCCTCAACGAGATCGCCCGGCGACGCGGCCAAAGCCTGGCACAAATGGCCCTGGCCTGGACCCTGCGCGATCCTCGGGTCACGTCTGCCCTGATCGGCGCCAGCCGCCCGGAGCAGATCGTCGAGAACGTCGGGGCGCTGAAGAACCTGAGCTTCAGTGCCGAGGAACTGGCGGAGATCGACCGGTTTGCCCAGGAGGGCGGTATCAATCTCTGGGAGAAGCCTTCGTCGGCGGAGTAA
- the ompR gene encoding two-component system response regulator OmpR, with amino-acid sequence MSSTAQTAEGEKILIVDDDPGLSSLLERFFVSKGYRARTVPNTEQMDRLLAREVFNLVVLDLMLPGEDGLTACRRLRGANNQIPIIMLTAKGDELSRIKGLELGADDYLAKPFNPDELMARVKAVLRRQSAPVPGAPGSEDESVTFGDYELSLATRELKRGDEVHMLTTGEFAVLKALVMNARQPLTRDKLMNLARGREWDALERSIDVQISRLRRMIEPDPSKPRYIQTVWGVGYVFVPDGAAGK; translated from the coding sequence ATGAGCAGCACTGCACAAACTGCTGAAGGCGAAAAAATTCTGATTGTTGACGACGACCCGGGGCTGAGCAGCCTGCTGGAGCGCTTTTTCGTCAGCAAGGGCTACCGGGCCCGCACCGTACCCAATACCGAACAGATGGATCGACTGCTGGCCCGTGAAGTCTTCAACCTGGTGGTCCTCGACCTGATGCTGCCTGGCGAGGACGGCTTGACGGCCTGCCGCCGCCTGCGCGGCGCGAACAACCAGATCCCGATCATCATGCTCACTGCCAAGGGCGACGAACTGAGCCGTATCAAGGGCCTGGAACTGGGTGCCGACGATTACCTGGCCAAGCCGTTCAACCCCGACGAACTCATGGCCCGGGTCAAGGCGGTCCTGCGTCGTCAGTCCGCCCCGGTGCCTGGAGCCCCCGGCAGCGAAGATGAAAGCGTGACCTTCGGCGACTACGAGCTGTCCCTGGCCACCCGTGAGCTCAAGCGTGGCGACGAAGTCCACATGCTGACCACTGGCGAGTTCGCGGTGCTCAAGGCCCTGGTGATGAACGCCCGTCAACCGCTGACCCGGGACAAGCTGATGAACCTGGCCCGTGGCCGCGAATGGGATGCGCTGGAGCGCTCCATCGACGTGCAGATTTCCCGCCTGCGCCGGATGATCGAGCCCGATCCTTCCAAGCCGCGCTATATCCAGACTGTCTGGGGCGTGGGCTATGTATTCGTGCCGGATGGCGCCGCCGGCAAATGA
- the tauD gene encoding taurine dioxygenase yields the protein MNRPTITPLSIALGAQISGIDISQPLSVEQRNFIEQALLEHQVLFFRDQPIDPAQQARFAACFGDLHIHPIYPNVPGQPEVLVLDTDVTDVRDNAVWHTDVTFLPTPAMGAVLSAKLLPPFGGDTLWASGIAAYEALSAPLKSLLQGLTATHDFTRSFPLERFGHTAADQARWEEARRKNPPLSHPVVRTHPVSSRRSLFVNEGFTTRINELSETESEAILKLLFAHATRPEFTLRWRWQVNDVAFWDNRVTQHFAVDDYRPARRVMHRATVLGDVPFFK from the coding sequence ATGAACCGCCCGACCATCACTCCTTTGAGCATCGCCCTCGGCGCGCAGATCAGCGGCATCGACATCAGCCAGCCGCTGAGCGTGGAGCAGCGCAATTTCATTGAGCAGGCCTTGCTTGAACACCAGGTGCTGTTCTTTCGGGACCAGCCCATCGACCCAGCCCAGCAGGCACGTTTCGCCGCCTGTTTTGGCGACCTGCATATTCACCCCATCTATCCGAATGTGCCCGGGCAGCCCGAAGTGCTGGTGCTCGACACGGACGTCACCGATGTACGCGACAACGCCGTCTGGCATACCGACGTGACCTTCCTGCCGACCCCGGCCATGGGTGCGGTACTCAGCGCCAAGCTGCTGCCGCCGTTCGGTGGCGATACCTTATGGGCCAGCGGCATTGCGGCTTACGAAGCCTTGTCGGCACCGTTGAAAAGCCTGCTACAAGGCCTGACAGCCACCCACGACTTCACACGGTCCTTTCCCTTGGAACGCTTTGGTCATACCGCCGCGGACCAGGCTCGCTGGGAAGAAGCACGACGGAAAAACCCACCGCTGTCCCATCCGGTGGTTCGCACCCATCCGGTGAGCAGTCGCCGGTCGCTGTTCGTCAATGAAGGTTTTACCACCCGCATCAACGAGCTGTCCGAAACCGAAAGCGAAGCCATCCTGAAGCTGCTGTTCGCCCATGCCACCCGCCCGGAGTTCACCCTCCGCTGGCGCTGGCAGGTCAATGACGTAGCGTTCTGGGACAACCGCGTGACCCAGCATTTTGCCGTGGACGACTACCGTCCTGCCCGACGCGTGATGCACCGGGCGACGGTGCTGGGAGATGTGCCGTTCTTCAAGTGA
- the tauB gene encoding taurine ABC transporter ATP-binding subunit: protein MALLQLERIGAQYPGASEAVLTDISLTLGPQQLLVALGPSGSGKTSLLNLIAGFVEPSAGQITLDGVQVLGPGAERGVVFQDDALLPWQDVLANVGFGLELAGVAREPRETRAREMLALVGLAGFEQRRVWQLSGGQKQRVGLARALAADPRVLLMDEPFGALDAFTREQMQELLLQVWQRTAKPVFLITHDIEEAVFLATELILLAPNPGRIVERLHLDFSQRYRAGESARSIKSDPRFIDIREHVLAKVFAQRSATRHQEPI, encoded by the coding sequence ATGGCCTTGTTACAGCTGGAGCGCATCGGCGCACAGTATCCCGGGGCGTCGGAAGCCGTGTTGACGGACATTTCACTGACCCTCGGGCCGCAGCAATTGCTGGTTGCCCTGGGTCCGTCCGGCAGCGGCAAGACCTCGCTGCTGAACCTGATCGCTGGATTCGTCGAGCCCAGTGCCGGGCAGATCACCCTGGACGGCGTGCAGGTGCTGGGCCCCGGCGCCGAACGCGGCGTGGTGTTCCAGGACGACGCGCTGTTGCCTTGGCAGGATGTGCTGGCAAATGTCGGGTTCGGTCTGGAACTGGCTGGGGTCGCCAGGGAACCACGGGAAACCCGCGCCCGGGAGATGCTCGCCCTGGTGGGCCTGGCCGGCTTCGAGCAACGCCGTGTCTGGCAGCTTTCCGGGGGCCAGAAGCAGCGCGTCGGCCTCGCCCGGGCGCTGGCGGCCGACCCACGCGTGCTGCTGATGGACGAGCCCTTCGGCGCTCTCGATGCCTTCACCCGTGAACAGATGCAGGAGCTGTTGTTGCAGGTCTGGCAACGCACTGCCAAACCGGTGTTCCTGATCACCCATGACATTGAGGAAGCCGTGTTCCTCGCCACCGAACTTATCCTGCTGGCGCCCAACCCAGGGCGGATAGTCGAACGACTGCACCTGGATTTCAGCCAGCGCTACCGGGCCGGAGAGTCAGCGCGGTCGATCAAGTCCGACCCGCGCTTCATCGACATCCGTGAACACGTGCTTGCCAAAGTATTCGCCCAACGCAGTGCCACCCGACACCAGGAGCCAATATGA
- the tauC gene encoding taurine ABC transporter permease TauC, with translation MSSYEIPAVANEILTSDPARRFRRSVSTRWISGLTLITLLVLWWAVTASGLVEPLFLPSPSAVLQKGWLLVTSGYMDATLWQHLGASLGRIGLGLLLAVLTAVPVGIAIGSSRIARGVFDPLIEFYRPIPPLAYLPLIVIWCGIGELSKVLLIYLAIFAPIAIATATGVRTVDPARVRAAQSLGATPAQLIRHVILPSALPDILTGIRIGLGVGWSTLVAAELIAATSGLGFMVQSAAQFLVTDVVVLGILVIALIAFAMEMSLRALQRRWVPWHGQAH, from the coding sequence ATGAGCAGCTATGAAATCCCGGCGGTGGCCAACGAAATCCTTACCAGTGATCCAGCCCGCCGCTTCCGGCGTTCCGTGAGTACGCGATGGATCAGCGGCCTGACCCTGATCACGCTGCTGGTCCTATGGTGGGCGGTGACGGCGAGCGGGCTGGTCGAACCGTTGTTCCTGCCCTCGCCTTCCGCCGTGCTGCAAAAAGGCTGGCTGCTCGTCACCAGCGGCTACATGGACGCGACGCTGTGGCAGCATCTGGGCGCGAGCCTCGGACGGATCGGCCTGGGCCTGTTGCTGGCCGTGCTGACGGCGGTACCGGTGGGCATTGCCATCGGTTCCAGCCGTATCGCCCGGGGTGTGTTCGATCCATTGATCGAGTTCTATCGGCCGATTCCGCCGCTGGCCTACCTGCCGCTGATCGTGATCTGGTGCGGCATCGGCGAATTGTCGAAGGTGCTGCTGATCTACCTGGCGATCTTCGCCCCGATAGCCATCGCCACCGCCACCGGCGTACGCACGGTCGACCCGGCCAGGGTACGGGCCGCGCAATCCCTTGGCGCAACTCCGGCACAGTTGATTCGCCATGTGATCCTGCCCAGCGCCCTGCCCGACATTCTCACCGGCATTCGCATCGGCCTGGGTGTGGGCTGGTCGACACTGGTGGCCGCCGAACTGATCGCCGCCACTAGTGGCCTGGGGTTCATGGTGCAGTCGGCGGCGCAGTTCCTGGTCACCGATGTGGTGGTGCTGGGAATCCTGGTCATCGCCCTCATCGCCTTCGCCATGGAAATGAGCCTGCGCGCACTGCAACGCAGGTGGGTGCCGTGGCATGGTCAGGCCCATTGA
- a CDS encoding PaaI family thioesterase has protein sequence MDTPAGLVESAFFKLLGCRLHSLGDGVAQVALALEPPLRNRGGKLHGGALFSLVDIAMGLACSSVHGFDQQSATIECKINYIRAVSEGEVLCTARVLHPGRRTLVVEAEVTQGDKLVAKAQGTFAVL, from the coding sequence ATGGACACGCCGGCCGGGCTGGTGGAAAGCGCCTTCTTCAAACTGCTCGGCTGCCGCTTGCACAGTCTGGGGGACGGGGTGGCGCAAGTCGCCCTGGCCCTGGAGCCGCCGTTGCGCAATCGGGGCGGCAAGCTGCACGGTGGCGCATTGTTCAGCCTGGTGGACATCGCCATGGGCCTGGCTTGTTCCAGTGTCCATGGCTTTGATCAACAGAGCGCGACCATCGAATGCAAGATCAACTACATTCGCGCCGTGTCCGAGGGCGAGGTCCTGTGCACGGCCCGGGTCCTCCACCCGGGGCGGCGCACGCTGGTGGTCGAGGCTGAGGTGACCCAGGGCGACAAGCTGGTCGCAAAAGCACAAGGCACCTTCGCTGTCCTATAG